The Nitrogeniibacter aestuarii genome has a window encoding:
- a CDS encoding zinc-dependent alcohol dehydrogenase family protein has product MKALVYQGPGRFAWQDKAEPVIHKPTDAIVRITRTTICGTDLHILKGDVPTVEPGRTLGHEGVGIVEAVGDGVSNFKPGDRVLISCISACGRCGNCKRQLYAHCEDGGWILGHLIDGTQAERVRIPHADNSLHPIPEGADEEALVMLSDILPTGLEIGVLNGQVKPGDTVVIVGAGPVGMAALLTAQFYSPARLVMVDMDANRLDTAHRLGATHTFNPATDDVPSALMALTDGRGVDVAIEAVGIPATFDLCQEVIAPGGHIANVGVHGAPVSLHLEKLWIRNITLTTGLVNTSTTPMLLQTVQAGTLAPASLITHRFALDQIEEAYRVFGDAAREKAMKVILEA; this is encoded by the coding sequence ATGAAAGCACTCGTCTATCAAGGGCCGGGCCGGTTCGCCTGGCAGGACAAGGCCGAGCCCGTCATCCACAAACCCACCGATGCCATCGTCCGCATCACGCGCACCACCATCTGCGGCACCGACCTGCACATCCTCAAGGGCGACGTCCCCACCGTCGAGCCGGGGCGCACCCTGGGCCACGAAGGGGTGGGCATTGTCGAAGCCGTAGGCGATGGCGTGAGCAACTTCAAGCCCGGCGACCGGGTGCTCATCTCGTGCATCAGTGCCTGCGGCCGCTGCGGCAACTGCAAGCGCCAGCTCTACGCGCACTGCGAGGACGGCGGCTGGATTCTCGGTCACCTCATCGACGGCACCCAGGCCGAGCGCGTGCGCATTCCCCACGCCGACAACAGCCTGCACCCCATTCCCGAGGGCGCCGATGAAGAAGCGCTGGTGATGCTCAGCGACATCCTGCCCACGGGGCTGGAAATCGGGGTCCTCAACGGTCAGGTCAAGCCGGGTGACACGGTGGTCATCGTCGGTGCCGGTCCGGTCGGCATGGCCGCCCTGCTCACCGCGCAGTTCTACTCGCCGGCCCGCCTGGTGATGGTGGACATGGACGCCAACCGGCTCGACACCGCCCACCGGCTCGGGGCCACGCATACCTTCAATCCGGCCACCGACGACGTGCCCAGCGCCCTCATGGCGCTCACCGACGGGCGCGGTGTCGACGTGGCGATCGAGGCGGTGGGCATCCCGGCGACCTTCGATCTGTGTCAGGAGGTCATCGCCCCCGGCGGTCACATCGCCAATGTGGGCGTCCATGGCGCACCGGTGAGTCTGCACCTCGAAAAACTGTGGATCCGCAACATCACCCTCACCACCGGGCTGGTCAACACCAGCACCACCCCGATGCTGCTGCAGACCGTCCAGGCCGGCACCCTGGCACCGGCCTCGCTCATCACCCACCGCTTTGCACTGGATCAGATCGAAGAGGCGTACCGCGTGTTCGGTGACGCGGCCCGCGAGAAAGCGATGAAGGTCATTCTCGAAGCCTGA
- a CDS encoding sigma-54-dependent Fis family transcriptional regulator, whose protein sequence is MTETHDGQRFSEPGNDSAVMNAWERFLDGSGRPDDALRSLVEGSWRRCRDHNVDPDKRSAPPPLTESRLESLRHTHAELLEASAPIMACARDFLAETGTVMALADTQSTILSMEGDTRTVGAAENIHLLPGVSWTERICGTNAIGTALAVGEPVQIHSAEHYCAGIKRWTCSAMVIRHPIDGEILGVVDVSGLSETYNRQSLALVVTTANRIESRLKMRETELRLRLLETALPYWSSGTDTVVLFDRRGFPVKANNHAQAVLTSLGADLDLAQPRRIPALAIDGDPAELPPWLRPDWLAPVEAQGERIGTLLILPLPSLARVRKQPDQPREAPAAGFANIVTGDRGLQTAVRKAGQLARSKVPVLLLGETGVGKEEFAQGIHRASPVGDGPFVPLNCGGLSRELLASELFGYVDGAFTGARRGGLIGKIEAANGGTLFLDEIGEMPMDLQPHLLRVLEHGEIYRLGENAPRKTNFRLVAATNRDLRQEVADGRFRMDLYYRVAVTSIRIPALRDRPGDVPRLVDHFLAHFAERHGLPVPSVDEAVLARLASYEWPGNVRELRNVVESMLLVSDGEHLTVDTLPPEFEDMPMPTQPAVTPLNSPGRITDMEAELIRRTIADTGGNLTRAARQLAIAKSTLYQKLRDYGLYDEVMQQRGQRLSAR, encoded by the coding sequence ATGACGGAGACACACGACGGGCAACGGTTTTCCGAGCCCGGGAACGACTCGGCCGTAATGAATGCCTGGGAGCGCTTTCTGGACGGAAGTGGTCGGCCCGACGACGCCCTGCGCAGTCTGGTGGAAGGCTCCTGGCGGCGGTGTCGCGACCACAACGTCGACCCCGACAAACGCAGCGCCCCGCCCCCACTCACCGAATCGCGGCTCGAATCCCTGCGCCACACCCATGCCGAGCTGCTGGAGGCGAGTGCGCCGATCATGGCCTGCGCGCGGGATTTTCTCGCCGAAACCGGCACCGTCATGGCGCTGGCCGACACCCAGTCGACCATCCTGAGCATGGAAGGCGACACCCGCACCGTGGGCGCCGCCGAGAACATCCACCTGCTGCCCGGCGTTTCGTGGACCGAGCGCATCTGCGGCACCAACGCCATCGGCACCGCGCTGGCGGTGGGTGAGCCGGTGCAGATCCACTCGGCCGAGCACTACTGCGCCGGCATCAAGCGCTGGACGTGCTCGGCCATGGTGATCCGCCATCCCATCGACGGCGAGATTCTCGGGGTCGTGGACGTCTCCGGCCTGTCGGAGACCTACAACCGCCAGAGCCTGGCGCTGGTGGTGACCACCGCCAACCGCATCGAGAGCCGTCTCAAGATGCGCGAGACGGAGCTGCGTCTGCGTCTGCTCGAAACCGCGCTGCCCTACTGGTCTTCGGGCACCGACACGGTGGTGCTCTTCGATCGGCGCGGCTTCCCGGTCAAGGCCAACAACCATGCCCAGGCGGTCCTCACCTCGCTGGGCGCCGACCTCGACCTGGCCCAGCCACGGCGGATTCCCGCCCTGGCCATCGATGGCGACCCGGCCGAGCTGCCGCCCTGGCTGCGCCCGGACTGGCTGGCGCCGGTCGAAGCCCAGGGCGAGCGCATCGGCACCCTGCTGATCCTGCCCTTGCCTTCGCTGGCCCGCGTGCGCAAGCAGCCGGACCAGCCCCGCGAGGCCCCCGCCGCCGGGTTTGCCAACATCGTCACCGGGGACCGCGGTCTGCAAACCGCCGTGCGCAAGGCCGGGCAGCTGGCGCGCTCGAAGGTGCCGGTACTGCTGCTGGGCGAGACCGGCGTCGGCAAAGAGGAATTCGCCCAGGGCATTCACCGCGCCAGCCCGGTGGGCGACGGGCCCTTCGTGCCGCTCAACTGCGGCGGGCTGTCGCGAGAGCTGCTGGCCAGCGAGCTGTTCGGTTATGTGGACGGCGCCTTCACCGGCGCGCGGCGCGGCGGCCTGATCGGCAAGATCGAGGCGGCCAACGGCGGTACGCTGTTCCTCGACGAGATCGGCGAAATGCCCATGGACCTGCAGCCCCATCTGCTGCGGGTGCTCGAGCATGGGGAGATCTACCGGCTGGGCGAGAACGCCCCGCGCAAGACCAATTTCCGGCTGGTGGCGGCCACCAACCGCGACCTGCGCCAGGAAGTGGCCGACGGGCGATTCCGCATGGATCTGTACTACCGCGTCGCGGTCACTTCCATCCGCATCCCCGCCCTGCGCGACCGGCCCGGCGACGTGCCGCGCCTGGTCGATCATTTCCTCGCTCACTTTGCCGAACGACATGGCCTGCCGGTGCCCAGCGTGGATGAAGCGGTACTGGCTCGGCTGGCCAGCTACGAGTGGCCCGGCAACGTGCGCGAGCTGCGCAATGTGGTCGAGAGCATGCTGCTGGTCAGTGATGGCGAGCATCTCACCGTCGACACGCTACCGCCCGAGTTCGAAGACATGCCGATGCCGACGCAGCCGGCCGTCACGCCCCTGAACAGCCCCGGACGCATCACCGACATGGAGGCCGAGCTGATTCGCCGCACCATCGCCGACACCGGCGGCAACCTGACCCGGGCGGCGCGACAACTGGCAATCGCCAAAAGCACGCTCTACCAGAAACTGCGTGACTACGGCCTCTACGACGAAGTGATGCAGCAGCGCGGGCAACGGCTCAGTGCGCGCTGA
- a CDS encoding RrF2 family transcriptional regulator — MHITQHTDYALRVLMFLAANEHRRPTIKEISDTFGISRNHLMKVVNALIREGFVQGMRGRGGGLRLAQPPAQIRLGTVVRVMEPSMNLVECFGTGGECLLQPGCRLTGVLSRALEAFMAQLDASTLADIVGPRQHQVMFVATT, encoded by the coding sequence ATGCACATCACCCAACACACCGATTACGCGCTTCGCGTGCTGATGTTCCTGGCGGCCAACGAACATCGGCGGCCGACCATCAAGGAGATTTCGGACACCTTCGGCATTTCGCGCAATCACCTCATGAAAGTGGTCAATGCGCTGATCCGCGAGGGCTTTGTCCAGGGCATGCGGGGGCGTGGCGGGGGCTTGCGCCTGGCGCAGCCGCCGGCACAGATCCGCCTCGGGACCGTCGTGCGGGTGATGGAACCGAGCATGAATCTGGTCGAGTGTTTCGGCACCGGCGGCGAGTGCCTGCTGCAACCGGGATGCCGGCTGACCGGGGTGCTGAGCCGAGCGCTCGAGGCGTTCATGGCGCAGCTCGACGCGTCCACGCTGGCTGACATCGTCGGCCCCCGGCAGCATCAGGTCATGTTTGTGGCCACGACCTGA
- a CDS encoding NnrS family protein, whose amino-acid sequence MAFIALGEPTRRLTPNQPGWTASFAMAFRPLYLLAALFVAVAVSAWALGYSGSDALPGLYWHGHEMIWGYAGAIIVGFLLTAAATWTGQPPTRGLPLAGLTALWVAARVAAALEHGTPIITAALSVTFFLQAAIMLARPVLRVRSQRNYLLPVLLTGFGLANLVYLLSVAERVDIAPMRMLASGLLLVAAFIVIIGLRVIPFFAHRALGVPQVSTPTWAGWASVTATVALAALAAFGGPPLLVDVLGIGTALLNLGLLLRSAHRRMWGQPLLWVLYVGYAFTAVGLGVLAMALAGREAWLSAGVHLVGVGGIGVLTLGMMSRTALGHTGRPLKLTRDMPVAFALMVAAAAVRLAAAWPSGGAAPMLITVSGLMFAAAMVIFVGRYGRWLISTRADGMPG is encoded by the coding sequence ATGGCGTTCATCGCACTTGGCGAACCCACCCGCCGGCTGACGCCCAACCAGCCCGGCTGGACCGCCAGCTTTGCCATGGCCTTCCGCCCTCTATACCTGTTGGCCGCGCTGTTCGTCGCGGTGGCGGTGAGTGCCTGGGCGCTGGGCTACAGCGGCAGCGACGCCCTGCCCGGCCTCTACTGGCATGGGCATGAAATGATCTGGGGTTACGCGGGGGCCATCATCGTCGGCTTTCTGCTCACCGCCGCGGCCACATGGACCGGGCAGCCCCCCACCCGCGGGCTGCCGCTGGCCGGACTGACCGCGCTGTGGGTGGCGGCACGGGTGGCCGCCGCGCTCGAGCATGGCACGCCGATCATCACGGCGGCCCTCTCGGTCACCTTCTTCCTGCAGGCGGCGATCATGCTGGCCCGCCCGGTGCTGCGGGTGCGCAGCCAGCGCAACTATCTGCTGCCCGTGCTGCTCACCGGATTCGGCCTGGCCAATCTGGTCTATCTGTTGTCGGTCGCCGAACGGGTGGATATCGCCCCGATGCGGATGCTGGCCAGCGGGCTGCTGCTGGTGGCTGCCTTCATCGTCATCATCGGCCTGCGTGTGATTCCGTTCTTCGCCCACCGGGCGCTGGGGGTGCCACAGGTCTCCACACCGACCTGGGCGGGCTGGGCCAGCGTGACCGCGACCGTGGCGCTCGCCGCCCTCGCGGCCTTCGGTGGCCCACCGCTGCTGGTGGACGTGCTGGGCATCGGCACGGCACTCCTGAATCTGGGCTTGCTGCTGCGTTCGGCCCATCGGCGCATGTGGGGACAGCCACTGCTGTGGGTGCTGTATGTGGGCTATGCCTTCACCGCCGTGGGCCTTGGCGTGCTCGCCATGGCGCTGGCCGGGCGCGAGGCCTGGCTGTCGGCCGGGGTGCATCTGGTGGGCGTGGGCGGTATCGGCGTGCTGACCCTGGGCATGATGAGCCGTACGGCGCTCGGGCACACCGGACGCCCGCTCAAACTCACCCGCGACATGCCCGTCGCCTTCGCACTCATGGTGGCGGCCGCTGCCGTGCGTCTGGCCGCCGCCTGGCCGAGTGGCGGCGCGGCGCCGATGCTGATCACGGTGTCCGGGCTGATGTTCGCGGCGGCCATGGTGATTTTCGTCGGGCGCTATGGACGCTGGCTGATCAGCACCCGCGCCGACGGCATGCCGGGCTGA
- a CDS encoding AMP-binding protein, which produces MNTCLARGTRFEHTALHRFLRFYGHADIDALNATAREEPSRFWAEVEDALGLTWHRRYHTVCDLSHGMQWPRWFAGGELDLYDNLVGRTARETPDQPALIWEGDDGDQRRFSYRELDDAARRLSTALARLGVCHGERIAMYLPMVPETAVVFLAAARLGAIVLPLFSGYGADAVANRLNDSEAMVMICADGYLRRGKRVDMLGEARAAAATAPALAHLLVVPRLGTPWAPQQSGQWREWDYRSLVAASEPDMEPAINGTATPLLILYTSGTTGRPKGVVHTHAGFPIKAAQDMLMCFDLNRGDRLMWITDMGWMMGPWLVFGGLLRGATLVFFEGTPDHPTPDRIWQLVERHQLTHLGLSPTLARLLMAAGEAGLPQAGQLDSLRVFGSTGEPWNEAPWQWLFDTVGQRNCPIINYSGGTEIGGGILGCFVGLPQKPCGFAGPIPGMLADVVDTDGGSLLDQGTDDEVGELVLRAPWPGMAHGFWHDGARYLDTYWSRFADLWVHGDWARVDADGHWFIQGRSDDTLKIAGKRVGPAEYESALVTHPDVVEAVAIGVPDPVKGEAAMCFVTTPKTTAETDAPWTDRERELIAHVAVRVGKALAPARVHRVPDLPRTRNGKILRRVVRAVWLGTDPGDLGSLENPDAVDALHRYRESLQTPA; this is translated from the coding sequence ATGAACACCTGTCTGGCGCGCGGCACGCGCTTCGAGCACACCGCGCTGCACCGCTTTCTGCGCTTCTACGGCCACGCCGATATCGACGCACTCAACGCCACCGCGCGCGAAGAACCCAGCCGCTTCTGGGCCGAGGTCGAAGACGCCCTGGGCCTCACCTGGCATCGCCGCTACCACACCGTGTGCGACCTGTCCCACGGCATGCAATGGCCGCGCTGGTTCGCTGGCGGCGAGTTGGACCTGTACGACAACCTGGTCGGCCGCACCGCCCGCGAAACGCCCGATCAGCCGGCCCTGATCTGGGAAGGCGACGATGGCGACCAGCGCCGCTTCAGCTATCGGGAACTGGACGACGCGGCCCGCCGCCTGAGCACCGCACTGGCACGCCTTGGCGTCTGCCATGGCGAGCGTATTGCCATGTACCTGCCGATGGTGCCCGAGACCGCCGTGGTCTTTCTGGCCGCGGCCCGGCTCGGGGCCATCGTGCTGCCCCTGTTCTCCGGCTACGGTGCCGACGCCGTGGCCAATCGCCTGAACGACAGCGAGGCGATGGTGATGATCTGTGCCGATGGCTACCTGCGCCGCGGCAAGCGGGTCGACATGCTGGGCGAAGCACGTGCCGCCGCCGCGACCGCCCCGGCCCTCGCCCATCTGCTGGTGGTCCCGCGGCTGGGTACCCCCTGGGCGCCGCAGCAAAGCGGCCAGTGGCGCGAATGGGATTACCGCTCCCTCGTCGCCGCCAGCGAGCCGGACATGGAGCCGGCCATCAACGGCACTGCCACCCCCTTGCTGATCCTCTACACCTCCGGCACCACCGGCCGGCCCAAGGGCGTGGTGCATACCCATGCCGGCTTCCCCATCAAGGCGGCGCAGGACATGCTCATGTGCTTCGACCTGAATCGGGGCGACCGGCTCATGTGGATCACCGACATGGGCTGGATGATGGGTCCGTGGCTGGTCTTCGGCGGTCTGCTGCGCGGCGCCACGCTGGTGTTCTTCGAAGGCACGCCCGACCACCCGACGCCGGACCGCATCTGGCAACTGGTCGAGCGCCACCAGCTCACCCACCTGGGCCTGTCGCCCACCCTGGCGCGCCTGCTCATGGCCGCGGGTGAGGCCGGCCTGCCGCAAGCGGGTCAGCTCGACAGCCTGCGGGTGTTCGGGTCCACCGGCGAACCGTGGAACGAAGCGCCCTGGCAGTGGCTGTTCGACACCGTGGGCCAACGCAACTGTCCGATCATCAACTATTCGGGCGGCACCGAGATCGGCGGCGGCATCCTCGGTTGCTTCGTCGGCCTGCCGCAAAAGCCCTGCGGCTTCGCCGGCCCGATCCCGGGCATGCTGGCCGATGTGGTGGACACCGACGGCGGCTCGCTGCTCGATCAGGGCACCGACGACGAGGTCGGCGAGCTGGTGCTGCGCGCGCCCTGGCCGGGCATGGCCCACGGCTTCTGGCACGACGGCGCCCGCTATCTGGACACCTACTGGTCCCGCTTTGCCGACCTGTGGGTCCATGGCGACTGGGCACGCGTGGATGCCGACGGCCACTGGTTCATCCAGGGGCGCAGCGACGACACGCTCAAGATCGCCGGCAAACGGGTCGGTCCGGCCGAGTATGAATCGGCGCTGGTGACTCATCCGGACGTGGTCGAAGCGGTGGCGATCGGCGTGCCCGACCCGGTCAAGGGCGAGGCGGCCATGTGCTTCGTCACCACGCCGAAAACCACGGCCGAAACCGATGCCCCATGGACCGACCGTGAGCGCGAACTGATCGCCCATGTGGCCGTGCGTGTCGGCAAGGCGCTGGCACCGGCGAGGGTGCACCGGGTCCCCGACCTGCCCCGCACCCGCAACGGCAAGATCCTGCGCCGTGTGGTGCGCGCCGTCTGGCTGGGCACCGACCCGGGTGACCTCGGCTCGCTCGAGAATCCCGACGCGGTGGACGCGCTGCATCGCTACCGGGAAAGCCTTCAAACGCCAGCGTGA
- a CDS encoding hemerythrin domain-containing protein has protein sequence MKRSDELIDLSREHHSALRLARQLERGERVPDLDRQLDTLLTHFAEEERRFADVLDTTPGDRALYTRLKREHADLEQALRQAVRGLGLARAGELLAAHVRFEERELFERIEALGALVEI, from the coding sequence ATGAAACGCAGCGACGAATTGATCGATCTCTCCCGGGAACACCACAGCGCACTGCGCCTGGCACGCCAGCTTGAGCGCGGCGAGCGCGTCCCCGATCTGGACAGGCAGCTGGACACCCTCCTCACCCACTTTGCCGAAGAGGAGCGGCGCTTTGCCGACGTTCTCGACACGACACCCGGCGATCGGGCGCTCTACACCCGCCTCAAGCGCGAACATGCAGACCTTGAACAGGCGCTGCGACAGGCCGTTCGCGGCCTCGGGCTGGCCCGCGCCGGCGAGCTGCTGGCGGCGCATGTGCGCTTCGAGGAGCGCGAACTGTTCGAGCGAATCGAAGCGCTCGGTGCCTTGGTGGAGATCTGA